The Brachyspira hyodysenteriae ATCC 27164 genome includes a window with the following:
- the aroF gene encoding 3-deoxy-7-phosphoheptulonate synthase — MIIVMKPNAKEEYINNITERLINAGLGTNKIVGVDCTVIGIVGDTSKVDRELMATLPGVARVLKVQEPFKRANRAFKKEDTVVDVSGVKIGAGKPVIIAGPCSVESEEQVINIAKSVKAAGASILRGGAFKPRTSPYAFQGLALDGLKILKLAKEEVGIPIVSEIVSIRHLEDFENTVDMIQIGARNMQNFELLKEVGKLKKPILLKRGLANTIEEWLMSAEYILDKGNSNVVLCERGIRTFETYTRNTFDVSAIPMIKRMSHLPVIGDPSHASGKSWMALPLTLAALAAGADGMIIEVHNDPEHALCDGAQSIKPDTFEEIMGSVNMMAETVSKIKERHGGKIYTKN; from the coding sequence ATGATTATTGTAATGAAACCAAATGCTAAAGAAGAATATATAAATAATATAACTGAAAGACTTATTAATGCAGGACTCGGTACTAATAAAATAGTAGGTGTTGACTGTACTGTTATAGGTATAGTAGGGGATACTTCAAAAGTTGATAGAGAATTAATGGCTACTTTACCTGGTGTTGCTAGAGTTTTAAAAGTTCAGGAACCTTTCAAAAGAGCAAACAGAGCTTTCAAAAAAGAAGATACTGTTGTTGATGTAAGCGGTGTAAAAATAGGAGCTGGAAAGCCTGTAATAATAGCCGGTCCTTGTTCGGTTGAAAGTGAGGAGCAGGTTATTAATATTGCTAAAAGTGTAAAAGCAGCAGGAGCCTCAATACTTAGAGGAGGAGCTTTCAAGCCTAGAACTTCTCCCTATGCTTTCCAAGGACTTGCTCTTGACGGACTTAAAATATTAAAACTTGCAAAAGAAGAAGTTGGAATTCCTATAGTAAGTGAGATTGTTTCTATAAGACATTTAGAAGATTTTGAAAATACTGTTGATATGATTCAGATTGGTGCAAGAAACATGCAGAACTTCGAGCTTTTAAAAGAAGTAGGAAAATTAAAAAAACCTATACTTTTAAAAAGAGGTTTAGCAAATACTATTGAAGAATGGCTAATGAGTGCTGAATATATTTTGGATAAAGGAAACAGCAATGTAGTATTATGCGAAAGAGGTATAAGAACTTTCGAAACTTATACTAGAAATACTTTCGATGTTTCAGCTATACCTATGATAAAAAGAATGAGTCACTTACCTGTAATAGGAGACCCTTCACATGCAAGCGGTAAATCTTGGATGGCTCTTCCTCTTACTTTAGCTGCTCTTGCTGCTGGTGCTGATGGTATGATTATAGAAGTACATAATGATCCTGAACATGCATTATGCGATGGTGCTCAGTCTATAAAACCAGACACATTTGAAGAGATTATGGGTTCTGTTAATATGATGGCTGAAACTGTAAGCAAAATAAAAGAAAGACATGGCGGTAAGATTTATACCAAAAATTAA
- the glgP gene encoding alpha-glucan family phosphorylase, whose product MKLNKYMVSPSVPKELEPLIEITKNFWWCWNQKAVTLLRTIDIDNWDKRDHNPIRVLGESLQERFDAMLQDDAAMMNLAEVYDEFKTYMNQETWYNSLNENQKTNNEKIAYFSFEYGLHESLPNYSGGLGILSGDHLKSASDLGLPLVAVGLLYRKGYFRQYLNADGWQQEYDIENDFFNLALEKVLDKNGETMKVDVDLPGRKVYAQIWKANVGRIELYYLDANIEENSVADRDITAQLYGGNLETRIQQEILLGIGGVKALDKLGIKPTIYHMNEGHSAFLSLERIRQLMENNHLDKNTAREVVFSSNIFTTHTPVPAGNDIFPIDMVQKYFTDYVKHIDMTMDEFIRLGRINPDDQKESFCMTVLALNLSAENNGVSELHGHVSRSMWKDIWKGVPVNELPIDSITNGIHTLSWISFDMQNLLDRYLGPRWRTKPLEYNIWERVQKIPDAELWRTHERRKERLIDFCRERLKTQITNRGFTKNEIEHADQILSPEALTIGFARRFATYKRGTLLFRDLERLKKIVTNSERPVQIIFAGKAHPHDNGGKELIRNIAEICRREDFRDHIVFIEDYDINVARYMVQGVDVWLNNPRRPLEASGTSGMKVPPNGGLNFSVLDGWWDEAYDGQNGWPIGNREEYTDLEYQDEVESKALYNVLENEIIPLFYDRGRDNIPRQWVAAMKWSMQTVCPVFSTNRMVADYFHKFYNNASKRYFNMTENEFAKAKELKAWKQDIASKWSKVLIENTISEMPSRNLKVGSKFEVKTIVNLGDIAPDSVRVELYHGKLSMKEEIIDPITVEMKHSADLGNGRHSFSGTLECTDSGQSGYAIRMYPYHKDLSYKFDMKLIIWS is encoded by the coding sequence ATGAAATTAAATAAGTATATGGTTTCACCATCGGTTCCAAAAGAATTAGAACCACTTATAGAAATTACTAAAAACTTTTGGTGGTGTTGGAATCAGAAAGCAGTAACTTTATTAAGAACAATAGATATTGATAATTGGGATAAGAGAGATCATAACCCTATAAGGGTATTAGGAGAATCTCTTCAGGAACGTTTTGATGCTATGCTTCAAGATGATGCAGCTATGATGAATTTGGCTGAGGTTTATGATGAGTTTAAAACTTATATGAATCAAGAAACTTGGTATAATAGCTTAAATGAAAATCAAAAAACTAATAATGAAAAAATAGCTTATTTCTCTTTTGAATACGGACTTCATGAATCTTTACCTAACTATTCTGGAGGTCTTGGTATATTATCTGGAGACCATTTAAAATCTGCAAGCGATTTGGGTTTGCCTTTAGTAGCTGTAGGACTTTTATATAGAAAAGGTTATTTCAGACAGTATTTAAATGCTGATGGTTGGCAGCAGGAATATGATATAGAAAATGATTTCTTTAACTTAGCTTTAGAAAAAGTTTTAGATAAAAACGGTGAAACAATGAAAGTTGATGTTGATTTGCCTGGAAGAAAAGTTTATGCTCAAATCTGGAAAGCTAATGTAGGAAGAATAGAACTTTATTACTTAGATGCTAATATAGAAGAAAATAGTGTGGCAGACAGAGACATTACTGCTCAGCTTTACGGCGGTAACTTAGAAACTAGAATACAGCAGGAAATACTTCTTGGTATAGGCGGTGTTAAAGCATTAGATAAATTAGGAATTAAACCTACTATTTATCATATGAATGAAGGACACAGTGCTTTCCTTTCTCTAGAAAGAATAAGACAATTAATGGAAAATAATCATTTAGATAAAAATACTGCAAGAGAAGTTGTATTTAGCTCTAATATATTTACAACTCACACTCCTGTACCTGCTGGTAATGATATATTCCCTATAGATATGGTTCAAAAATATTTCACTGATTATGTTAAACATATAGATATGACCATGGATGAATTCATAAGACTTGGAAGAATTAATCCGGATGATCAAAAAGAAAGTTTCTGTATGACAGTACTTGCTTTGAACTTATCTGCTGAAAATAATGGTGTTAGTGAACTTCATGGACATGTATCAAGATCTATGTGGAAGGATATTTGGAAAGGCGTTCCTGTTAATGAACTTCCTATTGATTCTATTACTAATGGTATACACACTTTAAGCTGGATATCTTTTGATATGCAGAACTTATTAGACAGATATTTAGGACCTCGTTGGAGAACTAAGCCTTTAGAATATAATATTTGGGAAAGAGTTCAAAAAATACCTGATGCAGAACTTTGGAGAACTCATGAAAGAAGAAAAGAAAGACTTATTGACTTCTGTAGAGAAAGATTAAAAACTCAAATAACAAACAGAGGATTCACAAAAAATGAAATAGAACATGCTGATCAAATACTTTCTCCTGAAGCTTTAACAATAGGTTTTGCTAGAAGATTTGCTACTTATAAAAGAGGTACATTGCTTTTCAGAGATTTAGAGAGATTAAAGAAAATCGTTACTAATTCTGAAAGACCTGTACAAATAATATTTGCTGGTAAAGCTCACCCACATGATAATGGTGGTAAAGAATTAATTAGAAATATTGCTGAAATCTGCAGAAGAGAAGATTTTAGAGATCATATAGTATTTATAGAAGACTATGATATCAATGTTGCTAGATATATGGTTCAAGGTGTTGATGTATGGCTTAATAACCCTAGAAGACCTTTAGAAGCAAGCGGTACAAGCGGCATGAAAGTTCCACCAAACGGAGGTTTAAACTTCAGTGTATTAGACGGATGGTGGGATGAAGCTTATGATGGTCAGAATGGATGGCCTATCGGTAACAGAGAAGAGTATACTGATTTAGAATATCAAGATGAAGTTGAAAGTAAAGCTCTTTATAATGTATTAGAAAATGAAATAATACCTCTATTCTATGACAGAGGAAGAGACAATATACCTAGACAATGGGTTGCTGCTATGAAATGGAGTATGCAGACTGTTTGTCCTGTATTCTCAACTAATAGAATGGTTGCTGATTATTTCCACAAATTCTATAACAATGCAAGCAAAAGATATTTCAATATGACTGAAAATGAATTTGCTAAAGCTAAAGAATTAAAAGCTTGGAAACAAGATATAGCTTCTAAATGGTCAAAAGTTCTTATTGAAAACACAATTTCTGAAATGCCTTCAAGAAATTTAAAAGTTGGAAGTAAATTTGAAGTTAAAACTATAGTTAATCTTGGAGATATAGCACCTGATTCTGTAAGAGTAGAACTTTACCATGGTAAGTTAAGCATGAAAGAAGAAATCATAGATCCTATTACAGTTGAAATGAAACATTCAGCTGATTTAGGAAATGGAAGACATTCTTTCTCAGGAACTTTAGAATGTACTGACAGCGGACAAAGCGGTTATGCTATAAGAATGTATCCATATCATAAAGATTTAAGTTATAAATTCGATATGAAACTCATTATATGGAGCTAA
- a CDS encoding leucine-rich repeat domain-containing protein — translation MNRYLVILLIITLTTSCKIKFLKPDLITSDPNSHYITGDYINLSKVQLTDQMMDEYLNNGNGYMLCFSGTLTTQSMDIIKDYIRKSNKYIYLDLKNCTGITSMRDGNFANLEYLAGIKLPHDVNNMGKRIFENCRNLTNVMLPLSLVGIGDYSFQNTDKLKEMHIPDTIAYMYQYAFKNCSLEIFVMPDNLKRLGVEGLMGAKDLKIIVVNQVFEWFRARSLVDTPNLETIIYYGTKLSTVQFEGNSVFSGKPQKEITLYLPNVERGEEDFSRWGGYGWKDVKYQGEFNINELLGDYNLSAYKSL, via the coding sequence ATGAATAGATATTTAGTAATATTATTGATTATTACATTAACTACCTCATGCAAGATTAAATTTTTGAAACCTGATTTAATAACTAGTGATCCAAATTCACACTATATTACAGGAGATTATATTAATTTATCTAAAGTGCAATTAACTGATCAAATGATGGATGAATATTTAAATAATGGAAATGGATATATGTTATGTTTCAGTGGTACTTTAACAACTCAAAGTATGGATATTATAAAAGATTATATAAGAAAATCTAATAAATACATTTATCTAGATTTAAAAAACTGTACAGGAATTACTTCAATGAGAGATGGTAATTTTGCTAATTTAGAGTATTTAGCAGGAATAAAGCTTCCTCATGATGTAAATAATATGGGAAAGAGAATTTTTGAAAATTGCAGAAATCTTACAAATGTAATGCTTCCTCTTTCTTTGGTTGGAATAGGAGACTATTCTTTTCAAAATACTGATAAATTGAAAGAAATGCATATACCTGATACTATAGCATATATGTATCAATATGCATTTAAAAATTGCAGTTTAGAAATTTTTGTAATGCCTGATAATCTTAAGAGATTAGGAGTTGAAGGTTTGATGGGAGCTAAAGACTTAAAAATAATAGTTGTAAATCAAGTTTTTGAATGGTTTAGAGCTAGATCATTAGTAGATACTCCTAATTTAGAAACTATTATATATTATGGTACTAAACTTAGTACAGTTCAATTTGAGGGTAATTCTGTTTTTTCAGGAAAGCCACAAAAGGAAATAACATTATATTTGCCTAATGTAGAAAGAGGAGAGGAAGATTTTAGCAGATGGGGCGGATATGGTTGGAAAGATGTAAAGTATCAAGGTGAATTTAATATTAATGAATTATTAGGAGATTATAATTTATCTGCTTATAAGTCATTATAA
- a CDS encoding leucine-rich repeat protein, with amino-acid sequence MKIKSFIILITIILIFIISCNIQYLSPDNALEEANKINFFVYQIHLPYTSGGGTFQCPVIYDAIDRSGGSRLGIRGIIDKTTILSIAECLRKQPDKHVFLYAENVIFEGNGKKWPNESFMNVKNLTGVYFPADMEAIGDNAFDNCTSLEAIVLGTNFKTMYPSMLAGVKNLKHVVYYGTRLDFTGANNGDAWKGIDQKQMTLYLGNFDGYKEIISGGKKYTTTNWARYTWKKVYYKGQFSIEDIIEVLE; translated from the coding sequence ATGAAAATAAAAAGTTTTATTATTCTTATAACTATTATTTTAATTTTTATTATATCTTGTAATATTCAATATTTAAGTCCTGATAATGCATTAGAAGAAGCAAATAAAATCAATTTTTTTGTATACCAAATTCATTTACCATATACTAGCGGAGGAGGAACTTTTCAATGCCCTGTAATATACGATGCTATAGATAGAAGCGGAGGAAGCAGATTAGGAATTAGAGGAATTATAGATAAAACTACAATATTGAGTATAGCAGAATGCCTAAGAAAGCAGCCTGATAAGCATGTATTTTTGTATGCAGAAAATGTTATTTTTGAAGGAAATGGAAAGAAATGGCCTAATGAAAGTTTTATGAATGTAAAAAATCTTACAGGTGTTTATTTTCCAGCTGATATGGAGGCTATAGGAGATAATGCTTTTGATAATTGCACATCTCTTGAAGCTATAGTTTTAGGTACTAATTTTAAAACTATGTATCCTAGTATGCTTGCTGGTGTAAAAAATCTTAAGCATGTTGTGTATTATGGTACAAGATTAGATTTTACAGGTGCTAATAATGGAGATGCTTGGAAAGGAATAGATCAAAAACAAATGACATTATATTTGGGAAATTTTGACGGATATAAAGAAATTATATCAGGAGGAAAAAAATATACTACTACAAATTGGGCTAGATATACTTGGAAAAAAGTTTATTATAAAGGACAATTCAGTATTGAAGATATAATAGAAGTTCTAGAATAA
- a CDS encoding DUF1850 domain-containing protein: MLKKVIICISVIVVIIALLFIPLFPRLVLNSVKNNKVNFIFNINKKEFLISYTHSVNKGRIRDYYIINTNNDIVLDKTRFVSYGAGMSDPQNDENIIITDDYIEINNIKKQIKDLYLFVGIVADHRIELGGNGKEIKLNTLFEPQVNIKIQYKRVSLFTIIINIINNKILRGNNET; encoded by the coding sequence ATGTTAAAAAAAGTTATTATATGTATATCTGTCATTGTAGTAATTATTGCTTTATTATTTATACCTCTATTTCCAAGACTTGTATTAAATAGTGTTAAAAATAATAAAGTTAATTTCATATTTAATATTAATAAAAAAGAATTTTTAATTTCATATACCCATTCTGTAAATAAGGGAAGAATTAGAGATTATTATATTATAAATACTAATAATGATATTGTATTGGATAAGACAAGATTTGTATCTTATGGAGCAGGTATGTCGGATCCTCAAAATGATGAAAACATAATTATTACAGATGATTATATAGAAATAAATAATATTAAAAAACAAATAAAAGATTTATATTTATTTGTCGGAATTGTAGCTGACCATAGAATAGAACTTGGCGGAAACGGAAAAGAAATAAAATTAAATACTCTATTCGAACCTCAAGTAAATATAAAAATACAATATAAAAGGGTGTCATTATTTACAATTATAATAAATATAATAAATAATAAAATATTAAGGGGGAACAATGAAACATAG
- a CDS encoding TAXI family TRAP transporter solute-binding subunit, giving the protein MRNVFITISAILSLILMIGCQKSNNLNYIFATGGTSGTYYSFGGSIASIWNANIEGMNVTAQSTGASAENLRLLNRHEADLAFVQNDVMDYAYNGTDIFDGEVLSNFSAILTLYPEIVQIAATKASGITTIADMKGKRVSVGDAGSGTEFNAKQILEAYGLTFNDINKSNLSFKESSDGLQNGTLDACFIVAGIPNAALQELSLSSDIVLVSLDKVQVDDILNKYKYYTEVTIPANTYNNVTTDTTAIAVKATIAVNNNIPEDVVYNLIKTLFDKKTDLATAHAKGEELNIDDAYKGISVPFHPGALKYYKELGYNIQ; this is encoded by the coding sequence ATGAGAAATGTTTTTATCACTATTAGTGCCATTCTATCATTAATATTAATGATTGGATGCCAAAAAAGCAACAATCTCAACTACATTTTTGCTACAGGCGGAACAAGCGGTACATACTATTCATTCGGCGGAAGTATAGCTAGTATATGGAATGCTAATATAGAAGGAATGAATGTTACTGCTCAATCAACAGGAGCTTCTGCTGAAAACTTAAGACTTCTTAACAGACATGAAGCTGATTTAGCATTCGTACAAAACGATGTTATGGACTATGCCTATAACGGTACTGATATATTTGACGGTGAAGTATTATCAAACTTCTCTGCTATTCTTACATTATATCCAGAAATAGTGCAAATAGCAGCTACAAAAGCAAGCGGCATCACAACAATTGCTGATATGAAAGGAAAAAGAGTATCAGTTGGAGATGCTGGAAGCGGTACAGAATTCAATGCTAAACAAATATTAGAAGCTTATGGATTGACTTTTAATGATATAAACAAATCAAATCTTTCATTTAAAGAATCAAGCGACGGACTTCAAAACGGTACTTTAGATGCTTGTTTCATAGTTGCAGGAATACCTAATGCAGCTTTACAAGAATTATCTTTATCAAGCGATATCGTTTTAGTATCTTTAGACAAAGTTCAGGTAGATGATATCTTAAATAAATATAAATATTATACAGAAGTTACAATACCTGCTAATACATATAATAATGTTACTACAGATACTACAGCAATAGCAGTAAAAGCAACTATCGCAGTTAATAACAATATACCTGAAGATGTTGTTTACAATCTAATAAAAACTTTATTTGATAAAAAAACTGATTTAGCAACTGCTCATGCTAAAGGTGAAGAATTAAATATTGATGATGCTTATAAAGGCATATCAGTACCTTTCCATCCAGGTGCTTTAAAATATTATAAAGAATTAGGATATAATATACAATAA
- a CDS encoding TRAP transporter permease: MKHRNDIHIPTVEEIDSYMSKYDSESRYRKYSDWKKYLIIVISVVFCLFQLYSILSGKITAQVVRATHLAFVILLAYLLFPMKKDMPKDKLPWYDVIFAIIGAGSWSYITINFETIVRRAGIYTTTDIIIGIIGILLVFEACRRIVGLPILVISIIFIIYALFGAYAPGFLNHRGYSLQRLVSHLFYNTEGIMGTPIGASATFIFLFIFFGALLDKTGIGQFFIDICNAIAGGFDGGPAKVAVLTSAMFGTVSGSSVSNTVGTGSFTIPMMKSLGYRPEFAGAVEASASTGGQLMPPIMGAASFLMAESLGIPYMEVAKAAIIPAILYFTGIFIMVHLEAKKTGLKGLSRDSLPKIGELLMKKGYLVIPLATIIYFFVLGKTAIYAGLMGIIAAGLVAIVNSIVDIIMKRKVSFGFNDLIDVFVNAARNIISVAVACAMAGVIIGVITLTGLGLKIGAGLISISGGIPLLLLFLTMISSIILGMGVPTTANYLITSTIAASAIIGLGYEPLAAHMFVFYFGIIADVTPPVALAAMAGAAIAKSDPLKTGIEATKLSIGAFIIPYMFIFNPDILMINTTIADVIPILITSLIGMFGVSAGLEGYVFRKCKPYERILFIVAGLLSIYPEFYSDIIGIAIIAILVIVQIATRNKNKMNTAAA, from the coding sequence ATGAAACATAGAAATGATATTCACATTCCAACAGTTGAAGAAATTGATAGTTATATGAGCAAATATGATAGTGAATCAAGATATAGAAAATATTCTGATTGGAAAAAATATTTAATAATTGTTATATCTGTTGTATTTTGTTTATTTCAATTATATTCAATACTTTCAGGAAAAATTACAGCCCAGGTTGTAAGGGCTACACATTTAGCATTTGTTATACTTCTTGCTTACTTGCTTTTCCCTATGAAAAAAGACATGCCTAAAGATAAACTACCTTGGTATGATGTAATATTTGCTATAATTGGTGCTGGTTCTTGGAGTTATATTACAATTAATTTTGAAACAATAGTAAGAAGAGCTGGTATATATACAACAACTGATATTATTATAGGAATAATAGGAATACTCCTTGTATTTGAAGCTTGCAGAAGAATAGTAGGACTTCCAATACTTGTAATATCAATAATTTTTATTATATATGCATTATTTGGAGCTTATGCACCTGGTTTTTTGAATCATAGAGGTTATTCACTTCAAAGATTAGTATCACATTTATTTTATAATACTGAAGGAATAATGGGTACTCCTATAGGTGCTTCAGCTACATTTATATTTTTATTCATATTTTTTGGAGCATTGCTCGATAAAACAGGAATAGGTCAGTTTTTTATAGATATATGTAATGCTATAGCAGGAGGATTTGACGGAGGTCCTGCTAAAGTAGCAGTACTTACAAGTGCTATGTTTGGTACAGTATCAGGAAGTTCAGTTTCAAATACTGTAGGTACAGGAAGCTTCACAATACCTATGATGAAATCTTTAGGTTACAGACCTGAATTTGCTGGTGCTGTTGAGGCTTCAGCTTCTACAGGAGGACAGTTAATGCCTCCTATAATGGGTGCTGCTTCATTCTTAATGGCTGAAAGTTTGGGAATTCCTTATATGGAAGTTGCTAAAGCTGCTATTATTCCAGCTATACTTTACTTTACAGGTATATTCATAATGGTGCATTTGGAAGCTAAAAAAACAGGTCTTAAAGGTTTATCAAGAGATTCTCTTCCTAAAATAGGAGAACTTTTGATGAAAAAAGGTTACTTAGTTATACCTCTTGCTACAATAATATATTTCTTTGTACTTGGAAAAACTGCTATTTATGCCGGTTTAATGGGTATAATTGCTGCTGGTTTAGTTGCTATTGTAAACTCAATAGTTGACATAATAATGAAAAGAAAAGTAAGCTTCGGATTTAATGATTTAATAGATGTATTCGTTAATGCTGCTAGAAATATAATTAGTGTTGCTGTTGCTTGTGCTATGGCTGGAGTTATTATAGGTGTTATAACTTTAACAGGTTTAGGTTTAAAAATAGGTGCTGGTTTAATATCTATATCAGGAGGAATACCTCTATTATTATTGTTCTTAACAATGATAAGTTCTATCATACTTGGTATGGGAGTTCCTACTACAGCAAATTATCTTATAACTTCTACAATAGCTGCAAGTGCAATAATAGGTTTAGGTTATGAACCTTTAGCTGCTCATATGTTTGTATTCTACTTTGGAATTATAGCTGACGTTACTCCTCCTGTTGCTTTGGCTGCTATGGCTGGTGCTGCTATTGCTAAATCAGATCCTCTTAAAACAGGTATTGAGGCAACAAAACTTTCTATTGGTGCTTTTATCATTCCTTATATGTTTATATTCAATCCGGATATATTGATGATAAATACTACCATTGCCGATGTTATACCTATACTTATAACTTCTCTTATAGGTATGTTTGGAGTATCCGCAGGACTAGAAGGATATGTATTTAGAAAATGCAAACCTTATGAAAGAATATTATTCATTGTAGCAGGTTTATTATCTATATATCCTGAATTTTATTCTGATATTATAGGAATAGCTATTATAGCAATATTAGTTATTGTACAAATAGCAACAAGAAATAAAAATAAAATGAATACTGCAGCTGCTTAA
- a CDS encoding LysM peptidoglycan-binding domain-containing protein, translating to MSSPLFIEETPIKNYIKKKILDEAEKKGDIKTIRELTNENTLIITNDKSMTTNNSVLIITNDIDFSKYRDRGYDITMDVLPRYYTVRAGDTLLKISSYPFIYGERNFWRIIYIHNKNIINDTTSLPIGLKLFIPSIRG from the coding sequence ATGTCCTCTCCATTATTTATAGAAGAAACTCCTATAAAAAACTATATAAAAAAGAAAATTTTAGATGAGGCAGAAAAAAAAGGCGATATCAAAACTATAAGAGAATTAACAAATGAAAATACATTAATCATAACAAATGATAAATCAATGACTACTAATAATAGTGTATTAATAATAACTAATGATATAGATTTCTCAAAGTATAGAGATAGAGGATATGATATAACAATGGATGTACTTCCTAGATATTATACTGTGCGGGCAGGGGATACATTATTAAAAATATCATCATATCCGTTTATATATGGCGAAAGAAATTTCTGGCGTATTATATATATTCATAACAAAAATATAATAAATGATACTACTTCTCTTCCAATAGGGTTAAAGCTTTTTATACCAAGCATAAGAGGATAA